The stretch of DNA ggcCCTATATATGTGGTCAATGTGCATGCTAGATTGCTTTCTGAGGCCTTATCACATGTCTATGAACCCGTTCTTTCTGGTGCAAATGAATGAATAATTATTGCTTCTGATTTCAGTTTCCTCATTAGTATGAACTGAAGGTTTGTATGCTTCTTACTTGCAACAGTTGAATGCAGATTATCATGAAATCTTCCCGTGAAACACACTGCCACTTTTGCTTTAATGAAGCTCCAGCAGATGTTGTATTCTGTCCTTTGTGTACAATACCAATTTACTGTTCAAAAAGGTGCCAGAAGCAAGCTGTAGGAGATATTTCTTGTAATCAAGATACTTATATTGAGTATGATGGTCATGCAATGAGTCTTGCAAAACTGAGCGTAACTTCTAGTTGCAAGTCTCCAAGCTCTAAACTGTTTGCTGAACATAGGCATGAATGTGGAGGTGCCCACTGGGCAGCTGTTTTACCAGCTGATATAGTTTTAGCTGGACGAATGATGGCACAAGACATAGAAAAAAAGATGCTGTATGGAAAGAATGTTGCTATTTCTGGCCCAAATTTGGTAAATTCCTAATTTCTACATGAGCTTGCCATTCTCTTGCGCTGTTACCATTCAAATATTATAGCATAGGTAATGTCATATCACGAAATAATGAGCTAAGTTGACTAATGCAGGATCTGGTTCACCATTATGATCACCATTCGTCTGCTAACAAGTTGGAGTCTCAGATATATGCAATTGTCCTATTATTATGCCTCCAAAACCATTATAGGTCAGATCTTTCATGGACAGAAGATTCTTTATCACAGGTATATATGAAATTTATCTTTGAGATTCATATACTAATATATCTGGTTAAGGAGTATGGTCTGAATCTGAATTTGATGGCAGTTTCAGTtccataattttttaattattgtataattagttaaaTACTAAATTGGgtcaaacatcaagatatgCATTCCACAAAAGAAAGATTAGCTCTCTCTATCATCATCATACTAAATACTAACTTATATCAAGATatctgttggagtatattgagcccatgtatagaggctcatctagaggcccatgtataggaactatatatcccacccttctagggtttggagtaatacatggagcgggctgggattgTAGAAGAATAGGATTGGTGTATAATGGATGGATTGTATTAGcttgaggcctcggccggtatatataagagtacaagacttggggtgcaaggcaaccccaccggatatgtatggcagtccggatacaatatctaaactaccaaatatactctaacatccccccgcagtcacagcgggagcacTGCAGACGGAGAGACTGGAGGAGAAGCCGAAGGTAGGAACCGACGGACTGACATCCCTCCGCAGTTGTAGCGTCGGCGCAATGCGGATGCTGCGACTGGAGAGAACCGGCGAGAAACTCATGCGGatggtagccctttgtgccgatgtcgaggtAGCCGAGCTGGAGGGCGAGGAGCCATGGTCGAAGATGCCGTGCTTAGAGTAGCCGAGGTCGATGTAGAGCTGTTGAGATTGCCGAAGACGAGGAAGCCGCACATGAAGCCGcgggcgcacgaggaggcgccatggtggtggcgtaaTGGAGAAAACGCCGGAGACGAAGATGGCGACGCGTCGAGGCAGTCGTAGAGGGAGCGATGCCAAAGTCGATGCAGTCAGGCCATCGGGCGACACATGCCCGAGTTTGCCAGGCTCGGGAACGCATCGGGGACGATGGACACGCACCGGTGTTGCCAATACCGAACGTGCAAGGGAGGATACACAACCAGACGCCGTCGCCGAGggggaccagcagagaaggcctccatggcggtcgcagacgcagaagaaggcgaggtagaaggtgccaacgcctgctgttgctggagtagacgaagtagtcggggaCGAGGTGGCGATGCTGGCGACGTGGTTGTGCTAGATGAAGTGAGGAAGGGAACCCAGATTTTCCAGCACAAGGCCGAATGATCCGGattgcgcggcggcggtgctcgaagGAGATGGCGAAGAACCCGtacagcttgacgaagaccatgcgcGGGACGCGCAGCGATAAGTCGACGATGAGGTCGTGGACGTAGTCGGCGACAGTGAGGATGCAACGGCGAAGGAGGCCACGTGTGGCGCCGCGGCTGCCCGAAGAGGCGAAGCAGCGGCAGCCCTCCATACTCGGGGAAGAGGCGCGTAGTACGAGGACGGACATCACGGGagccgggtggatcacgcacatcggctgatcagaccgagtagcgtgaggcgagacgacggtgggcgaagtcggtgaaggcgtcccgatcggtgaagacgacgacgagccggcgaaggtcgACGTGCGAACGAAGCGGCGAGGAGGGCAGTGCAGATGGGCGTCCCCTAGGGCACCGTCCATGTCACCATGTCGCATgtcgaagacgaagaagaggccGGTGAAGTCGATGCCGACGTCGAAGTAGAGGCGCGAGGTCGACGGGCAGTGGGCGACTCAATCTCGATCAGTGATCGAGTAAAAATCAGAGAAACTAACCAAAAATAAATTAGCAGCAATGTCTCGTGTAGAACTCTTGGGTGCACGTAGCGCCTCACCCATCTCATCTTTTCTCCTCTCGGCACAACACGCCAGCACAGTCATCTTGCGCGCGAGAGagagaacagaggaggcgggGGGCACTAGGAGGAGTCGACGCCGGTGCGGTGGAATCCCCGCCAAGGAAGGGGCGTAGCCTGCCGCGGCCATGGGCCAGGGCTCGACGGGCGGCGGATCCCCGCCAGGAAGGAGCCGTGGGCGGAGGGAGGGAGACTGGCAGGACGGGGCGGAGAAGTGGGGCGCAGCCGGCCGCGGCCACCGACGGGGCAGTTCCCGGCGGGCGGAGCCAGTGCGCCGGTGGTGGAGGACCCCGGCGTGGATCCAGATCCATCGGGGCGGATCCCGCTGGCGGCGGAGATGGTCGGGGTAGGAGGCTGGGGCGGAGAGGGTCCGCCAGGAGAGAAGCAGAGGAgccagcccgccgccggcggattTCGCCAGGAGAGGTACAGGAGGGAGGCCAAGGCCAGCTCGTGGACAACACCGGGTGAGTTCTTCACGATCTGTTGCTGCTGGACGACCTTCTACGACGGCGGTGGATCGATTCGTTCGACCGCACAGATggggagggcgctgcccccggcggaggtcatgggcgacctccccgggggcgcgctaGGAGGCCGTCGAGGTGGCGCGCAGGAGGCGCGCCGTGGAGGACGACCGGCAACGCGAGGAAGGCAGGGGCGTGGGTGGCGGCAGCGGAAGGTTTAGCCTAGGATCCCAAACCCtaatctcgtgataccatgtagaagaATAGGATTGGTGTATAATGGATGGATTGTATTAGcttgaggcctcggccggtatatataagagtacaagacttggggtgcaaggcaaccccaccggatatgtatggcagtccggatacaatatctaaactaccaaatatactctaacagggaTGACTGATCGCAagccatgctccactcctgtcgatactcaggcgaagctgtctgctgatttgggtgatcccgtggctgatcccactgcctaccggagccttgccggtgccttgcagtacctgtccttcacccggccggatctcacctatgccgttcagcaggtctgtcttcacatgcatgatcccagGGAGTCTCACCttactgcgctgaagcgtctcctccggtacgtccgtggcactattggcttcggcttggttcttcaccgctctcccacctctgagctggtggtctacaccgacgctgactgggctggctgcccggacactcaccgctccacttccggctacgccgtcttcctgggcggcaacctggtctcctggtcgtccaagcggtagccggttgtctcccgctccagtgctgaggcggagtaccgggctgtcgctaacggcgtggcggaggcgtcctggcttcgacagctcttggcggagctccacagtccgctcgccaagagcacgctcgtctactgcgacaacatcagtgccgtgtatctctccaccaaccccgtccagcaccaGCGGatgaagcacgtggagatcgacttgcacttcgtgcgcgacagagtcgccatcggcgatgttcgggtactccatgtcccgaccacctcccagtttgctgacatcttcaccaaaggtctgtcctcctcgaccttctcgctccagcctcaacgtagcaggtggctagttgtggctgcgggggggggggggttgtatttgccctttgtactttcttcttgtccagtcttgaacaccgctgcgtcggtagttcagactgcgggggggtgttagtTTTcctgttgtccagtcttgaacaccgctgcgccggtagttcagactgcgggggtgttggagtatattgagcccatgtatagaggcccatctataggaattatatatctcacccttctagggtttggagtaaTACAAggcattattctctcctatccTCTCTCTTACAATATCCATACTGTCTCGGTGAACATTTGTTAAGTATATCAAGGCCCATGGTCCATGAggatatctctctctctctatcatCATCATCGGTCCTAATGAACTTATATCCTCACAAATCATTCTAAGGTAAGATGGAATGAAAGCAAGGTTTAGGATAGGGTTAGGACTAATCAAACCCACCCACTATTCAAAATTTACGTTCTGTTTTTCTCTGTCTATCGCTGATCTGCCGTTCACCCTGAACCGTGCCGCCCGTCGTGGCTTTGCTGCTTGTCAGCTGCACCAATCTCCTTGGGGGATTGCCAGTTTCAGATTCTTCTGTAACCTTATGCACATCTCACCAATAACAGTATTAGTTGAACTTCTTTCTGCGCAGGACTCTTTAGCACATTTTTAATTTTTCTGATACATGGAaaaccaattttttttcataacaTGCAAGAATCTGTGACATTCTATTTAGAAGAACAAAAGTAGGTACAGAATGATAGGTCTTTTCACTTGCAGCTTATGTGTAACACATCAACccaaacaaaataaagaaagcAGACCAACGAGGATAGTACCGAACTTTTTCCCTGAATTATACAGAAATTATGGAGTAGTGCATTCACATTTTGTTGGAAAAGAAGAAACTGATTTGTTGATTATCATTTCAGCTGGTTCTTTTGATATTTCAAATTAAAGTCAATTCAATTGCTATTGTTCGTATGAAATCGATGGATGGAGGCCCAGAGCTCACAGTAAATAGAGGTGTTTCTGCAGCTGAAGGTGCAAACATGtgtagtgtggagcaggtctgtctttccaaaagactttctttatgtgatttttttgtgaGATTGGTCATCCTGTTATTAAAGTCTGCACTAGTTAGCATATGTTTCTCTCACGCTGATGGAAGTATAGATGGCAATTTTCAACCGAGCAGCTGAAAATTggaaaaaataacaaaataaaaatggagAAACTGGTAGAATTCGAGGTTATTTCAAAATTATTATATCAACTATCAAGTAACTGCAAAGCATAAAAGGCACCTCACTCTAAATTGTTGTCTTTTGATTTTGATGTGATCTTGTGCCTGCTTATTTTAACCTTtgtcttttgttttgtttgcatGCTGTTAGGTCAGGGTTGCTCAAGCTATTTATGCAACTGGTAGCCTGTTCAATCACTCATGTCGGCCCAATGTACATGCATATTTTCTTTCACGCACTCTCATTCTAAGATCTACAGAATTTATAAAATCCGGGAGCCCAGTTGAACTGTCATACGGTCCACAGGTTTCACTGAACTCTGCAGTTCACTCCATCTCTCTCTGGATCAGAGATGTAATGTCTtacgcttcgaaatttttctgCTTCTCATTTATAGGCTGGTGAGATGCATCTTCCAGACAGGCAGAAGTCACTTCAGGAGAATTACTACTTTAGTTGTCAATGTTCAGGTTGCTCAGAGCTAAATCTATCAGACCTTGTTATGAATTCATTTTGTTGTCCACAAAGAAACTGCCTTGGTGCCATATCAGAATCAACTTACTACAGATCCAAAGAGAATTTAGTCCATGTTTCCCTCGAAGGATCTTATATCTGCAAACTATCATTGCCTGTACGGTTATTTTCATACAGATATGGTTTTTAAAAATCTTCCCAATTATTTAATTGTTATGGATGAAATCATGCTGGGTCTTTTTTTTTAGGATGTATCAAAGGTTGGTAAGGACATGGAGAAAGTCGCTAGAGCTCTTTTCGGAAATAGTGGTGTCAGTCTGAACATAGATCCTGGATGCTGCATGAATTGTAGATCCCATATTGATGTGTCATCTGCTGCTGCTAAATCACACAGGGAAGTGTCAAAGATCAATAGGTATGTTCTTCATAATTTCTTGTGAAACTAGCAAATTTGATTGCATCTGTAAATGTTGGGCCTTCATCCGTACCAGAATGTAATAGCAATTGCACTTCACAGGTTGAAGGAGATTACATTGCTAGAAAAAACTCTCATCCCAGAGGCACTACAATCTCTAAAACAAGTCAAGAAGCTGAGACATCCATATAGCAAGGCTCTTGCCCAGGTTAGGTTGCTTAGTTACTCCCCTTTGTTCAAATTTCATATCCAAGTTCACCTTGTGCTTGCTTTACACATAAGTTGTGTGTTTATCAACATATGGAAATGTATAGGCTGAAGACACAATTGCAGAGGCCTTTGTAAAGGTAGGAGACCAAGAACAAGCACAAAAGCACTGTGAAGCATCAATTCAGGTAGCCCTTTTTCCTTATCCCAACTGTTACTCAAGATATTTAGGTGTCTAGGGCCGACTGATCAGCATCTTTATGCAAAGGAGAGGTGTATGTGCAAGTGCATTATTCTGAATAAGTGTCGTTATTCTGCAGGTCCTCGAGAAGCTGTACCACCCGAAACACATCACCATTGCACACGAGCTAATCAAGCTTGTTTCGATTCTTCTGTCCCTGGGAGATGGGGCAAGTGCAGCAGCCACATTCACACGAGCGGAGGCAATATTCTCTCTGTATTATGGGTCTCATATGGAGAAGATTTTAGCATACCTGGGTACCCTGAAGAGAGCTGTCCACTGCGAGTCCACCGGAGCATGCTGCCAATCTACAGTCGGAAATGATCCCCACGGTTCTGCGGAATAACATACTCCTATGTAACACTTACCAAGCGATGGTACTCTAGGAAAGAAAATACTACCATATACCGAGTACTGTATAATACTATTGCGTGATGCAGTTCTGTTTGATTCTGGACAGACGAAACTAAAACACAGATTAGCTCAAGCCAGTTCCTGGCTTCTGGATTTTCAGAAATGAGTTTCCGAGATTTTAGGAGTGCTCATCTTAATCAAGAGTTTCTGAATTTTATTGCATTCTGGTGCGAACTACTTGAGGCCGGCCTCCTGTAGTGTGGTTAGTGGATAGGCGCTTTTAGCAGTTAACGAGGGTGTATCACAAGCGAGCAGGACTGACGAGGATGTATCACAAGCGAGGACTGCTGGAGTGCATAAGAATAGAGTAGAAGGTAGAGTAGAGCACGTAACTAGCAAGTCAAATATTTATTTGCTACTACTATTGGCTTTGCACGTGCGCTGCTTGCTAGCTTGAGCGCTCGTTCGCTGCTTTATTGCCGCGGCGCACGATCGCCAATTAGCGCTCCCCGGACTGACGAGGATGTATCACAAGCGAGGACTGCTGGAGTGCATACCATTTGCTGTAACGAAGACATTGAGGAGCCCAGAAGTACATGTACATAGCTCGGATGATAAACAGTGATAGGCGCAGACATCAGATGACAAAATAACGACAAGCACCATAACAAATGTTATTTACAGGGCCCTAAGGAAAACTATTTACAGATTGGAGGTACTTTTATCTCGCAAACTTCATGAGCGTAGACTTGTGAGATCTTATCACCCATCCAAATGGATGCAAATCTATGTCAGTTATTCCTCTAGTTCCTTCAGAAGAGAAGGCTGATGTGTCAAGCGTCTAAAACTTCGTCAGTTGTTGGCGTCTAGCTTACTCTCAGCCTCGTCCACGATCTCAAGTTCGCCCAAC from Panicum virgatum strain AP13 chromosome 9K, P.virgatum_v5, whole genome shotgun sequence encodes:
- the LOC120650573 gene encoding uncharacterized protein LOC120650573, which encodes MERLKSAVPAELRRAAGEGTAAGLPTTTSRLLAFFDSLPLFHQVMRELADPELALCRKDKGRAVELKGKGNACFSRRDFSEALGFYSQALRHVPLNLDGTDADLVSAIYANRASTMHKLGLFKESLRDCDRAIAVSSNYSKAWYRKGMVKASLKNYSSAIHDLEVALSMEMTSVGKSNIEQELKLLLQKQENVNEVGTSDCDSNDADLPFAEQPQKVIIESISTPNKGRGMASTSDIPPASLIHVEDPLAAIIMKSSRETHCHFCFNEAPADVVFCPLCTIPIYCSKRCQKQAVGDISCNQDTYIEYDGHAMSLAKLSVTSSCKSPSSKLFAEHRHECGGAHWAAVLPADIVLAGRMMAQDIEKKMLYGKNVAISGPNLDLVHHYDHHSSANKLESQIYAIVLLLCLQNHYRSDLSWTEDSLSQLVLLIFQIKVNSIAIVRMKSMDGGPELTVNRGVSAAEGANMCSVEQVRVAQAIYATGSLFNHSCRPNVHAYFLSRTLILRSTEFIKSGSPVELSYGPQAGEMHLPDRQKSLQENYYFSCQCSGCSELNLSDLVMNSFCCPQRNCLGAISESTYYRSKENLVHVSLEGSYICKLSLPDVSKVGKDMEKVARALFGNSGVSLNIDPGCCMNCRSHIDVSSAAAKSHREVSKINRLKEITLLEKTLIPEALQSLKQVKKLRHPYSKALAQAEDTIAEAFVKVGDQEQAQKHCEASIQVLEKLYHPKHITIAHELIKLVSILLSLGDGASAAATFTRAEAIFSLYYGSHMEKILAYLGTLKRAVHCESTGACCQSTVGNDPHGSAE